In Dyadobacter sp. CECT 9275, the following proteins share a genomic window:
- a CDS encoding ABC transporter ATP-binding protein — translation MAKIPCIEISNISKRYKSSQEYSLRDVSLTINQSDVFGLLGPNGAGKTTLISILCGIIPPTSGEVKYFKDQYLISPEDRKRMIGFVPQEYAFYQELTPRQNLDYFGAMYDIPRHELRARREHLLNVLGLSKAADKKVETFSGGMKRRVNLAIGIIHEPSVLFLDEPTVGVDVQSKNAIIRYLTFLNESGTTIIYTSHHLSEAEEFCNRIALIDNGNVMADGEIADLMMQNETVNLQALFIKLTGEEYRD, via the coding sequence ATGGCAAAAATTCCTTGTATTGAGATCAGTAATATTTCCAAAAGATATAAATCGTCACAGGAGTATTCGCTCAGAGATGTTTCTCTGACGATCAACCAGTCGGACGTATTTGGTTTGCTCGGCCCCAACGGTGCCGGAAAAACCACGTTGATATCCATTCTCTGCGGAATTATTCCCCCCACTTCAGGTGAAGTGAAGTACTTTAAGGACCAGTACCTGATATCCCCGGAGGACCGTAAGCGGATGATCGGGTTTGTGCCACAGGAATATGCCTTTTATCAGGAACTTACACCCCGGCAAAACCTGGATTATTTCGGAGCGATGTACGACATACCCCGGCATGAGCTAAGGGCAAGGCGCGAACATCTGCTGAATGTTCTGGGATTATCTAAAGCTGCGGACAAAAAAGTTGAAACGTTTTCGGGAGGTATGAAAAGGCGGGTGAACCTGGCCATCGGGATCATTCATGAGCCATCCGTACTTTTTCTGGACGAGCCTACAGTGGGCGTGGACGTACAGAGTAAAAACGCAATCATCAGATATCTTACCTTCCTGAACGAAAGCGGAACAACAATTATTTATACCTCGCATCATTTGTCGGAAGCAGAGGAATTTTGCAATCGGATCGCCCTAATAGACAACGGAAATGTAATGGCTGATGGTGAAATCGCTGATCTGATGATGCAAAACGAGACTGTAAATTTACAGGCACTTTTTATAAAACTGACCGGCGAGGAATACCGCGACTGA
- a CDS encoding BtrH N-terminal domain-containing protein — translation MEIASQADTFQHVQAAHCENGVTTALLRHQGLEFMTEPLAFGMGSGLFYIQIPFLTVNNGPAISFRTMPGAIFKRTCKSLGVDITHKKFSSEDSARKFLDQKAEQKIPVGCQVGVFHLTYFPKEYRFHFNAHNLIVFGKEDNRYLISDPVMENTTTLSDEELTRVRFAKGTFAPRGHIYFPERVGVVTEDVIRKGIVKGIKRNVGDMLHIPGSVAGVDGIRHTSNHIRKWRDKLGLKKAGLYLGQIVRMQEEIGTGGGGFRFLYGAFLEQAAAYLHNDQVANISEDFTKSGDMWRASAIKMAGVYKGRLTEQKDFEEIADMLVEIRLVEKDAFKKLSKLNLGK, via the coding sequence GTGGAGATAGCAAGTCAGGCAGATACTTTTCAACACGTACAGGCAGCTCATTGCGAAAATGGTGTTACTACCGCGCTGTTGCGGCATCAGGGGCTCGAATTTATGACAGAGCCATTGGCCTTCGGCATGGGCTCTGGTCTCTTTTACATTCAGATACCATTCCTGACGGTGAATAATGGCCCGGCAATCTCGTTCAGGACCATGCCCGGTGCTATTTTTAAAAGAACTTGCAAGTCGCTAGGAGTTGATATCACTCATAAAAAATTCAGCAGTGAAGACAGCGCCAGGAAATTTCTGGACCAGAAGGCAGAGCAAAAGATACCTGTGGGTTGTCAGGTAGGCGTTTTTCATCTTACTTATTTCCCCAAAGAATACCGCTTCCATTTTAATGCCCATAACCTGATTGTCTTTGGAAAAGAAGACAACCGCTACCTGATCAGCGATCCGGTGATGGAAAATACCACCACCCTGAGTGATGAGGAACTGACACGTGTTCGTTTTGCAAAAGGTACTTTTGCACCCCGGGGGCATATCTATTTCCCCGAAAGAGTAGGTGTCGTTACAGAAGATGTGATCAGAAAGGGCATTGTAAAGGGGATCAAAAGGAACGTAGGTGATATGCTGCATATCCCCGGGAGTGTTGCAGGTGTGGACGGGATCAGGCATACATCCAATCATATCAGGAAATGGCGCGACAAACTCGGTCTGAAAAAGGCTGGTTTGTATCTGGGACAGATCGTCCGTATGCAGGAGGAAATTGGAACCGGCGGCGGCGGATTCAGGTTTCTGTACGGTGCGTTTCTGGAACAGGCAGCGGCTTACCTTCACAATGACCAGGTGGCAAACATATCTGAAGACTTTACGAAATCAGGGGATATGTGGCGTGCCAGTGCCATAAAAATGGCGGGTGTTTACAAAGGAAGGCTCACGGAACAGAAGGATTTCGAGGAGATTGCCGATATGCTGGTGGAAATCAGGTTGGTGGAAAAGGATGCTTTTAAAAAGCTCTCGAAACTGAACCTGGGTAAGTGA